ATCGCATTCCACGACACATACGTCCGGTTGCGTCTTGGCAGCGTTGATAGCCGCATCTATATCAGCGTCCATTGCCGCCAGACCGCCTTTACAAAGGAAGACCCCCACCCGTGCGGCTTCCTTGCTCACATCACGCTCGGCAACAGGCTTGCGGGCCGGTCTTTCCGGCTTGCCAAGGGCTTTGGCGGTCGCAGCCGCGGCGGCGCTGGCGAGGGCCATAGTTTCCGGCACATCAAGCGGTCCTTGGCTGCCGCCGACAGTGTATATACCTGAACGCTTAGTTGCCACCGGATCAAGCGGATCCACTTGGGCAAACCCAAATTCATTCAGCGGAATTCCCAATATTCCGGCAGTTTCACTTAGCCGGATAGAAGGCCGAATGCCAGCGGCAAGTACGACAAGATCAAATTCCGATTTGACCGGCTTGCTGGCAGCCGCATAATTAATTGATAATTTTTCCGTAACCGGATCTTCTTTGACCTCGGAGATCATGGTCCGCACATACTTGGTTCCAAGCTCCTGGGCTCTTGACAGGAAGGTGTCGAAGTTTTTACCGCAGGCTCTAATATCAAGATAAAAGACGGTCACATCGGTCTTAGGATCGTATTCTTTGGCCAAGACGGCTTCCTTGGCGGTAAACATACAGCAAATGGCGGAACAGTAGTCGCCTTGGCAAACAATATCGCGGGATCCCACACATTGAATAAAGGCGATTTTCTCGGCACACTTGCCGTCAGACGGACGTCTAATGCAATCTGAACGATAACGGCTTTCAGAAAGCAAATGCTCAAATTCCAAGCTGGTAACAACATTCTTATAATATCCGTATCCGTATTCGCCTTTCTTGGAAACGTCATACATGCTGAAACCGGCTGCCAGAATTACCGCTCCCACCGAAAGTTTTTGCGTGTGCTTACCAGTGGCGACATCACTAATGGCGACTTGGAACTTGCCCACATCTCCCTGACAATCAACCAGTTTGGTTCCGGTATACACCTTAACCAGCGGGTTATTGTGAGCGCGGGTGATCAGAGACCCTAGAACGGTGCTTGAAGCATGCAGGTTGCCGCCTAAATATAATGCGGAGATATTGACCTGATCTCCCCATACACAGGCGGGTTCACTATCTTGCTTGGAAGAATCCACCAGTTTACCACCTAAGTTTGCTTCATCCGTTATAAGATGGACAGGATATCCTGCACCTGCCAATTCTAGAGCCGCCTGCAGACCGGCAATGCCACCGCCGATAACGAGCACATCCTTTTGCATGGCTCTCACTGCCTTTCATAAATTATCTTTATTACTACCACACACACCATTGCAATTTAGACATAGCCGATATAACTAAAGAGAAACCGGACAAAACCTATGATGGATAGTTCTGCCGGTTTCTCCGCAAGGTTACAACAACTGCAATGATGTCAAGAGCGGTATGGGATCAATAATATGTTTCTTCATCCATTTTCTTGCGTCAGGATGTCCGAAACTGATCCCCAGCAATTCGGTGAAGAAGAATATCGGGATCGGTTTTTCTATTTCTTTCTGCCGGGTTTCCAGAGTCATCTGACATAACGGACAGGCGGTTACAATGGCGTCGGCACCCGCACGCTGGGCCTCAGTTACCAAGTTTTTGGTTATCTCATAAACGATGTCGGTACGCGGTATCGTTAAGCTACCGCCACAACAGTCAGTCTTGTATGACCACTTTTTTACGTCGGCACCAATCAATTTCATCAATTGATCCATTGCCTGCGGCTGCTCCACATCGTCAAAAGCAACATACGTGGGTCTGGTAAGCAGACAACCATAATACGGAACAAGCTTGAGACCGTTGAGAGGTTTTTTCACCTTCTCGCCGACTTTGCCAATAAATTCTTTTCTCATGATAACTTCCAGCGGATGAGTAACATGGACGTTACCGCTATAGGACGATCCCATTATGCTTTTCAGCTCTTCGTTAGCTTCCTTGGCTTCCGGAGTGCCTTCGCGCACATAATGGTCAGCGGCTTTTACAAGGTTATAGCAGGCGGCGCATGGCAGGACCAGTTCCTTTTGCTGTTCGGCTTCAGCGATGACTAGATTTCTAAGGGGCAAAGCAAGGGCGAGAAAACGGTCGGTGGAGTGTCCGGCGGTAGCCCCGCAGCAATTCCACTCCTGAAGTTCGGCCAGTTCCAGCCCTAAGGCGCTAAATACGGCCTCAGTTGCCAGATTATACTCTTCCGCCGTGGAGTGAAGTGAACATCCCGGATAATAGCCTAATTTCATCGTGCCTTTTTCTCCTTTGCTCTCTGGAATATTTTCTTAATCTCGCCTTTCCGCCGCTTAAGCGCATTATGAGGTAGTATTGGCATCTTGTTGCGCATGCCCATTTTTAATGCAAGGTCCATGTCCGCCAGAAAAGTCCCTGTACAAAACTTGTAAAGTCCCATGAGTCCAGCTTCATAACCGCGGCCTTCGCCGCCGATCACCGGGAATCCTTTCATGGAATCAAGAAACAACTCGTAGAATAGTTTAATATTGAAATGACTGGCAGGAATTTTGTCTTCGGCAATGGTTTCCATTTTAATCGTATCCATAACCTTGGACGTATCGATACCGTTAGGGCAGCGAACCGCGCAAGTTTTACACCCAACACACAACCAGGGGGTATTGCTCTTATACACCTTATCTTTTTCCCCCAGCTGGATCATGCGCAGAATCTCGTAGTTGTTATGGTCCATGGCAAAGTTCAGCGGACACCCGCCAGCGCATTTCATGCATTGATAACAGGCTTGGATGTTCTGATGAGACTTTCCCTCGATTTCCCGGCAAAAAGAAGTCTTACCCGTTTTAGCAGATTGATTCACCGTTGACATCATTGACCTCCTTTCCTGGGTGAGCCCAACGGCGAATTACCGCTGTCTGAACACCTTCGGGTAGGAGTCGCAATAGATATCCTTGTTGAGGATTATGCGGGCAGACGCAATAGCGTCGACGAGCAGATCATCATTAACGTCAAGGATGGCGGAATCAAGACCAACAGCCATAGCCATAACGGCAAAGGTGCGGTTGAGGAGCGGGCGATGGGGAGTCTTTTGGGAAACGTTGGAAAGACCGATGGTTGTCAGCGGCGCCGGATTGGACAAGAGTTTAATTTGGCGGATGGTTTCCAAAGCTTCGGACGCATGCTCCTGGGCTACGTTAACCGGCAGGATGATTGGGTCAATAAAGAGGTTGTCAGGCTGAAGACCATAAGCTTCAGCATTGGCAACGAATTCCATAGCTAAAGCTACGCGCTCGTCGGCACTCTTGGGAATACCGGATTTGCTGATGCAAAGGCAAACAACGTCAGCCTGGTATTTAGCGGCCATCGGGAAAACCCGGTCAATTTTTTCTTGTTCGCAACCAATAGAGTTGATAACTGCGCCGGGTTTGCCGTATTCGATTAGAGCCGCTTCCATAGCGTTATAGTCAGTAGTATCGATAGCGAGAGGCAGGTCGCTAACTTCCCTAACAACTTTAATCATCCAGGGAAGATCTACTGTTTGGTCCTCAGAGTTAGGGCCGGTGTTCACATCAAGATAGTGAGCGCCGCCTTCTTTTTGTTTAACAGCCCATTCTTGCAGAGGCTTGGGATCATGCTCCCGAACCGCCTTACCGATGTCCTTAAACATACCGTTAATTCTTTCGCCAATCATAATCATTTTAAATCCTCCTCGTTATATTTAAATTTGGGGGATACAACAGCGCATGCACATTATCGGACAGTCAAAAAAGTTATCCGGAGCATTAGAGTTCAGGTTTAACCATTAATTCTTCACTATTCTTCTTGAGGAGACGCAGCGATTCAGGATGGCGTAAAACCGCGATATTCGCGCCGCCCTGTAAAAGACCGGCAGCAGTCACAGCTTCCCAAAGTATAGCACGCTCTTCCTGGTTACCCCAATTGGGAAAGTCTTCTTCCGGAGCAATGGCTTCCTTGGACCGCCATGCTTCATAGCCAATTTGTAAAAGAACAGGCATAGCCAGCATTTTGTCGCCTTGGAGAGCGCCCAGACGGCCACGTTCGAGGATGGAGTAAGTATACTCAATGCCATAACCGAGAGCGGCGGTACTGGGATCAATAAGAATGCTTTCGGCGGGAAGACCCATTTCGGTGATCAGGATGTTAAGCTGTTTACAAATGTTGATATCCAGGGGGCTGAGAGCCAGAAGCTTGTGCTTATAAACCATGCAGGCAGCAGCAAGCGACTTGTATTTTTCCTGCTGAGCAGAGCCGATAACCAGGTTTTCACCAGCGGCGGCTTCAGCAACAACCGGCCAAACCGCATTGTCTTTTTCCTCAACGCCAGAGCCAACGACGATCAGGGGCACACCGACGGCAGCCAATACATCCTTAACAATTTTGGCACACTCTTCCGGGCTCTTGTCACCATTATCAGGATGAGAGCCGGCAAGTTTCAGGTAAATCAGATCAGCGCCGAATTCTACGGCTTTTTTAGCCCAAGTTACCGGGTCACCGGAAACTTCTGCGTAAACCTTTTGCAGGATAGGATCCCAGTCGGTAGGAGCAATATCCTGGATTTCGAGAGCAGCAACCGGCTTTAAAGGAATCTCGCCTTCATAATGAAGAAAAGGAGCTGACGCGTCACCGCCGACAGTTACTGTGCTGGTACGAGTACCTCCTTGTTCTTTGGTAGCACCAATGGTAACAGTGTTGATCTTGCTGGAATATTTTTCTTTCAAAATATTTGTTGCCATAGTTACACTCCTTCCAAACAGTTAGATTTGTATTTCTTTGCAGATGGCGTTAACCGCCTGAACAGCAGCCGACTGCTCGGGTAAATCGTACAGCGGCTGACTTAAGAGGTCAAATTTGGCGACCAGGGGATCATAAGGTATCACACCGATGAGGGTCAGACCGGTCTTATCAATTTCGCTCTTTAAGGCGGCAACATCCTCATCATTCTGAGTTTTAGTCAAAACCAGATAAATGTTTTTGACATCGGATTTTATGGAATCCACCAACTGGCGAACGCGGCCGGCGGAACGGATACCCCGGGCCGAGGTATCACTAACCACGAACATATAGTCAATGTCTTGCGTCACACGCCGGCTGATATGCTCCAGTCCGGCCTCATTGTCCATGACTACATAGCCGTAGTTTTTCCCCAGTTTTTCCATGTATCCGCGCAACAGATTATTGGGAAAACAGTAACAGCCCGGTCCTTCGGGTCCACCCATCACCAGCATATCAACATAATCTGATTCGGCGAGAGAAGCCTGGAGTTTAAACTCAATATACGTCTCCTGCGTCATGCCGACAGGGATAGCTCGCGGGTCCTTGGTACTGCTTATCAATTCGGAGATAGTCTGAGTAACCTCCATACCTAAAGCCTCGTTCAAATTCGCATTGGCATCAGCGTCAACAGCCAAGATGGAACCTTTATTGTTTTTGACGAGGTAACGAATTAATAACGCAGCAAAAGTGGTTTTCCCCGAGCCGCCTTTTCCTGCCACAGCGATTTGTTTTGCCATGTCTATCCGTAAACTCCTTTCATTACCACCCAACCCTAGAGATCGACATTGGGAAATAAGGTCAAATCAGTGTGTGGAATAAACAGTGATGAGATAAATTCATCCATAAACATATTGCCCACTGACAATTCAATATAAGTCATCTTACCCGCCACATCCTGAGCCTCAGCCCAAGCCTCAGCCGACAGCAGCGCCATACAGGCCCCTTTGGCTGAACTGTTGCCGATGAACTTGTATTTTTCCACCGGCAAATCAGGCAATAATCCGATGGCGATAGCATCAGGTATATTAAGGTAGTTGCCGAAACCGCCGGCCACGTAGACAGTTTCAATAGAACCAAATTCAAACCCGACTACGTTAAGCAAGGTTCGAATGCCGGCAAATACGGCACCCTTGGCTCTAAGCAAATTCTTCACATCGGCTTCGCTGATTACAATATCCCGGTCAATCTCGGTATCGGCGGCCCAAACCAGAACGAACTCAGGCCCGACCTCGCCAATCCTCATGCGCGGGGTCGGCAGGTGCGTCTGAAATTTTCCGGCCCGGTCAATAATTCCGGTTCGGCGCAGTTTAGCCAAACCGTCAATTAATCCTGTGCCGCATATTCCCAGCGGTCTGCCGTTATTGATGGTCGCGTAAGATACTTCGTACGTTTCCGGGTTAATTTGCATATGCTCAATGGCACCGTGCATGGCCCGCATGCCAAAAGTAATCCCTGAACCCTCAAATGCGGGGCCGGCCGAGCAAGAACATGTGACCAGCCAATCACCTGCTCCCAGTACCATCTCACCATTTGTACCGATATCAATCAGTAAGGATACCTGCGCATCTGCTTTCCCCATGGCGGTGAAGAGAGTGCCGGAAACAATATCCCCACCCACGTAACTGGCCACTGCCGGGAAACAGAATACCGGCGCGTCGGGGTGAACCCTGATTCCCAGTTCCTGCGCCTTAACAACCGGGAAAAAGTTCGCGGTTGGAATATAGGGCTCCAAGCGGATATATTGGGGATTGATTCCCAAAAACAGATGCGCCATAGTGGTGTTGCCGGCAGTCATCATTACCCGGATATCGGCTTCGTTAATCTTGCGCTGCTTAACTAACAAATCCTGAATTAATGTATTAATGGTGTCAATAATACTCTGGTGAACATCCTTCATGCCGTCGGGTTCGTCAACAGCATAAACAATACGGCTGATTACATCATCACCGAAGCGAGCCTGACGATTGTGAGTACCTGCGGTATCAACAATAGTACCTTTACGGAGGTCCAACAGATACGCTACTACAGTGGTAGTCCCAATATCGACTGCGATGCCGTACAGAGGCTGATGACGGTGGCCGGGTTCAATTGCAATGACTTCAGCTTTGCCACCAACCTCAGACAGCAATATAGATATTTTAAAGTTTTCTACCCTTATAGTATCACCCAATTTGCGCAGGAGAGAAAGCGGGATATTTATATCCGTACACTTGGTTTCTTTCCGCAGGGACAAAACAAGTCGGCTCAGGTCATCCCGATTGTCTTGGAGACTGGCAGCAGGCATTGTCAATTGTACCCAACGACATAGCGGGTTAAGCGGATACCCGTGTAAGGGATCTTCGTGCTTTTGCTTAAAGAGATCTTTCAATTGCCAAACGTTTAGCAGGTACTCCCGCAAGGCATCCGAAACACCCTCCCCCAGCGCAACATTCTCAACCAGCACTTGATGTTTGCCCATGGCTGATATCTTAGGGATTTCAACAACCAGATCCTCGTCCTCAACCAGACTTTGGCAAGCCAAATTCAGCCCTTTTTCCGCTAAACGCGTCGCCAAATAACTTTCGCGCCGCGCTTTCGCCTTACCGCTTTTTATGATAACAGCACATTTTCCGCAAGTGCCGTCACCGCCGCAAGGTGCTTTAATTTCAATATTGGCCTTGCCCGCGGCCGTCAACAGATCGATACCTGGTTCAACTGCTACTTTAACTCCTGCGGGAAGAAATGTTACGGAACGTGTATCCATTGTGTTGTACCCTCCTGATTTTGCAATCAAGGCTGTTAATTTCTGCTAAATTCGCGATCAGTGCAACGCAAGCTGAAAGCAACTTCTCTTAAACTATTTCATAAGTTGGGGATAACGGGCTTTAGCGAATGCCGGGATACCAGCGGCTTCTTGCGGTCCGACAATTACGTCATAACCGGATTTTTCTTTCAGTTTGCCGCTGATGATTGCAACATGACCCGGGATAACGATGGAGTTATGATTAACTTTATCAAGAACGCCGCAGTCCTTAACGAATTCATAAATCGGCTCGGCAACGAATTTGCCGGCAGCCCAAGCGGTAAGAACGGAAGCGCCGTCAGTATCAACAGCCACGATATAGCCGGGGATCTTGCTGGCGGAAACTTCACCTTCAACAGCGAAGTAGGTAAGCGCAAAGTTAGTGCAAATATATACAGGGGAATCAGGAGTAACTTCACCGATTTCATAGATTGTAGCTTTAACAGCCATCGGTTTTTGCGGGTCGGTGTAGATGTTCATTCTCCAGGCAAACAGCGGGAGAAGGTGATGTTTTTCATCAGCCTTTACAACAACTATGCTGGCATATTTAGCAACATAAGTGGTAGCTTCCAGAATTTCTTCTTTGGGATCGGTAGCGCTAGTCCAAGCGAGCATCGGATAACCGAAGGGACGGAATTTTTTCTTGATGGCCAAACGACGGGCATTAACATGTTCAGCCAGGGTTTTAGCTTGTTGACGGCTGCCGAAGTCGATCACCAGTTCTTTGTATTGAGCAGCAACTTTTTCAACTAAAGCGGCAGTGTCATCAAGGCCATTGCCTTTAACTACTACAGGGACGTTATTAGCTTTAGCCAGAGCTACGACTTTTTCCCAGTTTTCAGCAGTAGCGGCATAGATAAGCGGCTTTTTGGCAGCAACTGCCGGCAGAGCGGCTTCGAGAGCAGCCACATCTTCGCTTACCAGCAGCAGCGCGAATTGAGCTTTAGCGGCGACTGCTTCAACAGCAGCTTTGAAGGTAGCGGCGTTACCGGAACAATTGGTAATAGCAACGAGGTTGATAGCAACTTTCTGACCAACCCGTTCCAAGACCAGACCGTTGATTTTTTCAATCTTGGCGTCCAGTTCGGCGCCAGACAGGGTATCTGATACTTGGACAGCAACGGCAGTTTCATGATAGAAGGTTTTGTCGTGACGGAATAAAACAGTTTCATCACCCATTACGATTTCCTGCTCGCCTACGCCAACTTTAACAGTACGCACAGGCGGTGCGGAAGCAGCACCCAAATTTTCTTTTGCCGCCTCGGATACGTGCGGGCACTGATCAAGAGAAGCTTTTCCGTTAGCTAACGCCATAGCGAAAGCCAGGCAGGTGGGTGATCCACAGTCTTTACAGTTTGTTTTGGGCAGTTGTTTGAAAATATCCAAACCTGTTAATGCCATTTTCTCTACTCCTTTCATATTAAAAAAACTTTTAAAAATTATATAAGAACGGGGATATACCCGCAACTATATTATTTTTTGTACGGATATGTCCCGCATTCATCAAAGTGGTTATTACATCAACGGATCCATTGTAAGGGCCGGATGTTGTTTTTCTTCCAGGAACGGCAGAATTTCTTCCTCAGTAATACCAACCGTTTCGTCAGCGATTTTGCTGACGAAATCTTCACCCAAGCCAGCCGCTACAGCCGCTTCGACCAGTTCCTGACCTAAGTGCTCTTTCAGCTCTTTTGGCATCCAGACGACACGGCCAAGGCCACCGTCAGCAGGAATAAACTTGGAGCTGATGAGATAACGGCGGCCAATGCCCATGAAACCGGGAGTTTGCGTGCCGCCACCACAGGTGCCGGCCAGAGTTGAGAAGGTCATACCGCAGGGAGTATCGCCGGAATGTTCCCGGGTGGTTATCATAACGCCGTTACACAAGGGTAGTATCGCCATAATGGCTTCGAAGCATCCGCAGGAAGTCATGGGGCGGTCCATTAGGGTATAGAGATTTACTTCCTCGATGGTACGGTTAGAACCGTTGTATACGAATTCATTCATGCTCGCCCACATACCCTTAACTTCGTCAAGGCATTCCCCTTTAGGGATTGGCTGGTTTGGACCGGTCGGCGTGATTTCATTGGACGCTTTGGCGTCAAGCCAGGATACGGCGCCGCACAGACCTACGCGCTCAGGGGATACGATACAAACGTGGTTGGGAGCGAAGGACTGGCAGAGTAAGCAAGAGTAGAACACGTCAACAGATTCGTCAGTGAGGCCTTTGAGACGAAGATCGCGGGCCTTGTATCTTTCGCGGGCAATTTTGATTTTTTCCTCAATAACAGCTTGGTCGGTAATAAGAGTAACTTGCACCCGGTCAACGATGGCCGGATAATCGGATTTATACTTGGCAATAAGAATTTCACCGAAGTCTCTGATCTTAAAGCCGGCAGCCTTGGCGCCCTTGCTGATACGCACCCAGCACATATCCCGCTGGGCGACGTGCCATAAACCTTCGCCATAGTTAATGTTGTAGTGAACGCGGCGCTCAAGCACGCCTTCGAAGTCTTCCTGCATCTTACGGCCGAAGATGTCAACCATCATACCCAGCGGGTAGATGCTGCCTTCCGGCATCTCGTCGATTTCCGGCCCAATAACTTCGATTTTGCCGTCTTCCAACTCTTCGGCGTCCACCATGCGGACAAGTTCGAAACTGGTGGAACGGCCGCCGCCGAATTCAACGTGAGCGTCTTTTTTGCGGATGGTCTCGCCTTCGAAAGCAGGACCGATGGTAATGGGTACGGGAATATCAACGATTTTGAGTTTAATGCCGCGCAGTTCCAAACCAAGCTTGGGAATTTTTTCATAATCCGGCTCGTATTGATACCAGTCAGGAATTTCTTCGGTAAGAGGCTGGTCGGTAACAACCGGGAAGCCCATGAAAATTGCGCCGAATTCAGCTGCGGTTTTAACAATATCGTTAGGCCCGAGCTGGATTACGAACGCTCTTACGCGGCGAGCCTGGTAGTCCAAAGCTTTTTCGCGCTGACCGGCAGGGATACCGCCGAAAGCCAGACCGGCGCGGAAAGCGAAGTTAACGGCGTGAATAACTTGGGTAAAGTTGCCCAGCGGGAAGGTGATGAAGTCAACGCCGACTTTTGCGTCTTCTTCGATTAATTGTTCAATGACTTCGTTAGCCAGCATGAGCATAATGCCTTTGGATTGGAGATCTTTTACCATTTTGGCGACAGACTTGCTGTCTTTGCCTTTACCGAGGATAACGGCAACGCCGGGAATGGTGAAGTCAACCAACGGCACGCCGAACTTACGAAGAATGGGGTCGGTCAGAAAGCCGGTGTACGGATATTTATCAGGCTTCTCTTCCCTCACATAGCGCAAGGCTTCAATGACTTCCGCAGCATAGAGGGTGGCTTCGCCGTTGAGTTTGGCATTTTCAAAAGTAAGTTCTTCTTTAATGTTGGTGGTACGGATTCGGTTGAGTATCGGGGCAAGGTCACCGATTTTATTTACTTCCTCACCGCTCAGGGATGTGATTACCGGCAGCCGGTAAGCGGTGTCGGGATATTTAACCGGGCGGTCAGGGCCATATTCTTTAATGGCTTTGGCCAGAAGAATTTCCGCATAACTGGTGGCGGTGACGGCGCCTTCATAGGCGCCTTTGAAAAGCTCGATAGACATATTGATCTTCGTCCTCCCTCGTAGAGTCAATTTCTTAAAAAACCAGTGTTCGGTAGATAATCGTTATTACAAGACGCCTAATTAATTATTATTGGTTATTATTGGGCTTCTTTCGCCTGACGGGCCTTAGCGCGAATGCGGTTTTTCCAGTTGCGCTCCTCCAGAATTTCTACCATTTTGCCGGCAGCTTTAACCGGGTCGGTTTCCCAGAAAAAGAACCCGCCAAATACGTCTTCAGCAATCTTGGTTACTATGTCATTAACCAAGGTGCTGCCCACAATGGGAGGAACAACGCCAACATGAACAGGGTTACCCAGGGCAACGTTCCAGGAACCGATCGCTATAGCTTTTTCGGACATTGCTTCCGGCGCGGTAGCTACATATGGGACCTCGGCATTGTCAAGGCCCATTTCCTTGGCCATCAGAGTGACCAGTTCTTGGGCGCGGCTGTTATCGACGCAGGAACCCATATGGAATACCAGCGGCAGTTCCGTGGTCAAGCCTGCTTTTTCATTCAGGCGGGCAAAAAGCTTCTTGAGACCTTCGCCGGCGTATTTTTGAACACCTTCACCGTTTAACAGGCCTTCTTTGCCAAAGCATTGGGCGGCGCAACCGGTAGCGACCATGAATACGTCGTTCTTAGCCAGTTCTTGCGCCACGGTCAGGTGATTATAATCATGCGGTCCTTTCAAGTTGTTGCAACCGGCAAACAGGGCAACGCCTTTGATTTCACCGGCTTCAATGGCGTCAATCAAAACCCGAATGGGGTTATCGGGATTTACTTTCTTGAAGATATTAAGCAGGGATTCAAGCGTAAAACCTGCGACGACCGTGCTCTTAACATCAGGAATGCTGACTTTGGCGGCATCGCGGTTTTTGTAAGCATCGATAGCCAGGCGGATAATTTCTTTGGCGCTGTCAATGGCGTGATGCTCATCAAAAGCCAGGTGGTAGGATCCGGGTATCTTCATGATCGGCATGGTGGTAACGATTTTGGTGTGGTAGCACTCGGCCAGGGAACGCAGGCTGGGCATAATACACTGAACGTCAACAACCATGGCATCCATAGCGCCGGTCAGTATGGCCAATTCCTGGGTGGCAAAGTTGGTGGCGATAGCAACGCCTTCACGGGTCAATACTTCGTTACCAGTGCAGCAGATACCAACAATGTTGATGCCTGATGCGCCGGCAGCTTTAGCTTCGTCGTTCATTTCGCGGGCAGCTTTGACTACCATCTGACTCAGAAGCGGGTTGTGGCCGTGAACGGCGATATTTACTTTATCGGCTTTGATTGCGCCCAGATTCGCCTCAGTTACCACAGGCACACCGGTACCAAACAGAATGTCGGAAAGGTCGGTAGCCAGAGCCATACCGTCATAGTCGCACAGAGCAGTCTTAAGACCGCCGAAGATGATGTTGACGGGATCGGCATCGTTACCGACATGGGTCTGGTGGAGGAGCTGCGCTATGCTAAGGTTAATGTTGGTCGGCATAATAGTAGTATTATGGAGAACGGCAAGACGGCTGTCGATACAATTACTGGTAATCCAGGTCAGATCCTGTTCATGCATACGGCCGAATTCGTCAAGAGCAGCGTTAGCTACATCTTTAGTAATATCGTCTACGCTGCGGCCTTCTGTTTCCACCCCGATTTTTTTAGCAACTCTCATAAGTTTATCGGGATCGGTAACCTGATAATCTTTCAGTTTGCCTTCAGCCACGTGGAGAAGAGTTTCAGCGATATGGCGACCGTGGTCAGAGTGAGCGGATGCACCGCCGGCGATATAACGAACGGTATTTCTAGCTACGATGGTATAGTCGGCAGCACCACAAATACCTTTGTTACCGCCTGGTTTTTTCGGCAGAATACGGCACGGGCCTTGGATACAAATCCGGCAGCAGATACCTGTATTACCGAAGGTACAACGGGGCTCTTGGGCTTTGGCCCGGTCAAAAGTCGTCAGAAAGCCAATTTCTTGGGCTTTATCCAGCATTTGAGCCGCGGCAACGTCAACAGTTCTTTTTTCCTTTTCGGACATGCTTCTTTTCCTCCCTATGTTCATCATAGTTGATTTCATTTGGGTATACCAAAGGTACCTGGAGGTACCAGACCAAGGGATTTGTTGCTTTTTTCACAAATCTAATTTACAGGTATTCGCCCTTAAAGGGCGAATACCTGCAAACGCTGGGATTATTTTTAATTACCAGATTATGGTATTCAATTATCGAATTATATTATATTTCCCGTCAAGTCTTTGGTTTCTATTAGAACAAGCCGCTGACTTTGCCTGTATTGACGTCCACATCGATCCGGCGATAAGCGGGATCAGAGCTGGTTCCCGGCATCAGGCTGATAGCGCCGGCCATCG
This window of the Methylomusa anaerophila genome carries:
- a CDS encoding ASKHA domain-containing protein, giving the protein MDTRSVTFLPAGVKVAVEPGIDLLTAAGKANIEIKAPCGGDGTCGKCAVIIKSGKAKARRESYLATRLAEKGLNLACQSLVEDEDLVVEIPKISAMGKHQVLVENVALGEGVSDALREYLLNVWQLKDLFKQKHEDPLHGYPLNPLCRWVQLTMPAASLQDNRDDLSRLVLSLRKETKCTDINIPLSLLRKLGDTIRVENFKISILLSEVGGKAEVIAIEPGHRHQPLYGIAVDIGTTTVVAYLLDLRKGTIVDTAGTHNRQARFGDDVISRIVYAVDEPDGMKDVHQSIIDTINTLIQDLLVKQRKINEADIRVMMTAGNTTMAHLFLGINPQYIRLEPYIPTANFFPVVKAQELGIRVHPDAPVFCFPAVASYVGGDIVSGTLFTAMGKADAQVSLLIDIGTNGEMVLGAGDWLVTCSCSAGPAFEGSGITFGMRAMHGAIEHMQINPETYEVSYATINNGRPLGICGTGLIDGLAKLRRTGIIDRAGKFQTHLPTPRMRIGEVGPEFVLVWAADTEIDRDIVISEADVKNLLRAKGAVFAGIRTLLNVVGFEFGSIETVYVAGGFGNYLNIPDAIAIGLLPDLPVEKYKFIGNSSAKGACMALLSAEAWAEAQDVAGKMTYIELSVGNMFMDEFISSLFIPHTDLTLFPNVDL
- a CDS encoding CoB--CoM heterodisulfide reductase iron-sulfur subunit B family protein → MKLGYYPGCSLHSTAEEYNLATEAVFSALGLELAELQEWNCCGATAGHSTDRFLALALPLRNLVIAEAEQQKELVLPCAACYNLVKAADHYVREGTPEAKEANEELKSIMGSSYSGNVHVTHPLEVIMRKEFIGKVGEKVKKPLNGLKLVPYYGCLLTRPTYVAFDDVEQPQAMDQLMKLIGADVKKWSYKTDCCGGSLTIPRTDIVYEITKNLVTEAQRAGADAIVTACPLCQMTLETRQKEIEKPIPIFFFTELLGISFGHPDARKWMKKHIIDPIPLLTSLQLL
- a CDS encoding acetyl-CoA decarbonylase/synthase complex subunit delta, which gives rise to MATNILKEKYSSKINTVTIGATKEQGGTRTSTVTVGGDASAPFLHYEGEIPLKPVAALEIQDIAPTDWDPILQKVYAEVSGDPVTWAKKAVEFGADLIYLKLAGSHPDNGDKSPEECAKIVKDVLAAVGVPLIVVGSGVEEKDNAVWPVVAEAAAGENLVIGSAQQEKYKSLAAACMVYKHKLLALSPLDINICKQLNILITEMGLPAESILIDPSTAALGYGIEYTYSILERGRLGALQGDKMLAMPVLLQIGYEAWRSKEAIAPEEDFPNWGNQEERAILWEAVTAAGLLQGGANIAVLRHPESLRLLKKNSEELMVKPEL
- a CDS encoding dihydropteroate synthase, with the translated sequence MIMIGERINGMFKDIGKAVREHDPKPLQEWAVKQKEGGAHYLDVNTGPNSEDQTVDLPWMIKVVREVSDLPLAIDTTDYNAMEAALIEYGKPGAVINSIGCEQEKIDRVFPMAAKYQADVVCLCISKSGIPKSADERVALAMEFVANAEAYGLQPDNLFIDPIILPVNVAQEHASEALETIRQIKLLSNPAPLTTIGLSNVSQKTPHRPLLNRTFAVMAMAVGLDSAILDVNDDLLVDAIASARIILNKDIYCDSYPKVFRQR
- a CDS encoding ATP-binding protein; protein product: MAKQIAVAGKGGSGKTTFAALLIRYLVKNNKGSILAVDADANANLNEALGMEVTQTISELISSTKDPRAIPVGMTQETYIEFKLQASLAESDYVDMLVMGGPEGPGCYCFPNNLLRGYMEKLGKNYGYVVMDNEAGLEHISRRVTQDIDYMFVVSDTSARGIRSAGRVRQLVDSIKSDVKNIYLVLTKTQNDEDVAALKSEIDKTGLTLIGVIPYDPLVAKFDLLSQPLYDLPEQSAAVQAVNAICKEIQI
- a CDS encoding 4Fe-4S dicluster domain-containing protein yields the protein MSTVNQSAKTGKTSFCREIEGKSHQNIQACYQCMKCAGGCPLNFAMDHNNYEILRMIQLGEKDKVYKSNTPWLCVGCKTCAVRCPNGIDTSKVMDTIKMETIAEDKIPASHFNIKLFYELFLDSMKGFPVIGGEGRGYEAGLMGLYKFCTGTFLADMDLALKMGMRNKMPILPHNALKRRKGEIKKIFQRAKEKKAR